A stretch of DNA from Dehalobacterium formicoaceticum:
CGGGACAAATACGCACGCGTATTGAGGCATTTCTGGAAATGGTCCTGGAAAGGAGACTAATGTAACATTAATGGCTAATAAAGCAGACAGAGATATGGATCGGATGCTGCAATCGACCAAGATGACAGACAGACGTAATTTCCGAAATATGGTGGGGGAAAGCTACTATTTTTCCTTTGTGATAGCCTTACTGGTTCTGGCTGCCATGTGGTATTTTGCAGCTCATAGGGTCGACAAACCCTTTACCTTCCCATATCTGGAAAGTGTTATATATGAATTAGTTACGGCCCTGGCAGACCTGCATGTTATTAGGAGCTTCGGCATCACCATGCGTCGTGTCTTAATTGGGGTATGTTATGCAACACTCTTTGGATTCCCCTTAGGTATGCTGATGGGCTATTCGCGCCTGGTCATGCAAACCATCGCCCCCTTTATCAACTCACTACGTCAGATTCCCACCACTTCTTGGGTGCCCCTGGCGATCATATGGTTTGGATTAGGGGACGGCCCCACGATTTTTGTGATTACGTTTAATGCAATTTTCACAATCATTCTTAATACGGTAGCAGGGGTGCAAAGTATCCAAAGTGATTTTTACAATGCAGCCCGCAGTATGGGCGCC
This window harbors:
- the saoP gene encoding ABC transporter permease subunit SaoP (Most members of this family are selenoproteins with the selenocysteine residue at the channel-gating position.) translates to MANKADRDMDRMLQSTKMTDRRNFRNMVGESYYFSFVIALLVLAAMWYFAAHRVDKPFTFPYLESVIYELVTALADLHVIRSFGITMRRVLIGVCYATLFGFPLGMLMGYSRLVMQTIAPFINSLRQIPTTSWVPLAIIWFGLGDGPTIFVITFNAIFTIILNTVAGVQSIQSDFYNAARSMGANTLDLVKDVVLPGSLSGLITGIRIALGHAWMSVVUAEFIATNSGFGYLIKEAQLEMLTEKVIAYMILAGVFGFLQDRVLLVVESVLLRWKQ